In Methanobrevibacter sp., the genomic window TCAATACGAACCACTTTTGCTCTTTCTCCTTTAAATGGACCAGAAATAAGTTCAACAATACTTCCTTTTTGAATAGAGGAAATAATTGGTTCCGGTTTTAAGAATCTTTTTACTTCTTCGAAAGTAATGGTTGCATTGCCTCCGACAACCCCTCTTAAATGTTGTACTTTTAAATCAGGGTTTCTAAGATCTATTTTTGTTGAAGATTCAACTAAAATATATCCTTTTAAAGATTCTGGAACAAGAATTGAGGAAATGCCTACACCATTAATGGTTCTAGCTTTACGTGCTAAGAGTCTAGCAACATTTCTTTCTTGACCTGCGGATGTTTTAAGAGCATATATGGAACTATTAGTATCTTCCATAAAAAATTCACCTATTTTTAAAATTTTTCCTGTTAATAAAATCATACATTAAGTTAAAAATATTATAAAAGCCATAATTTTCAAGAAAAAATTGTCTCGAAAATAAGAATTCTATAATATGAATATCTATATAAATTATAGTATTTAAAAGTTTTCAAAAAAATGATAATTTTAAATAAAACAAAGCATTACAAAGAATTTTATTATAATAAATAAGATCAAAAAAATAAAAAAGTTAGGTTTATAAACCTATTAAAGAGCCTAATAAAACAATGAAATAACCAACAACACCAATAACTGCAACACCTAATGCTGCAATTTTAGCTAATTCACGGTATTCTTTACCATCTGGTTTTTTAGCTACTTTTAATACTCTTTTACTGTCTTTGATAAATTTGTTAAAATCTTCTTGAACATTCATTTAAATAACCAAAATTAAGAATTTTTATAAATTATAATAAAATAATAGTAATAAAATAATTTTTAAGTTTAAACATTAATAAATGTTTGCATTTTTTAAAAAAAATAAAAAGATAAAATTAGAAGACTCCATCAATGAAATCATCTAATTGATCGTCAGCTGATTTATTTTCTGAATTGTCTTCTGCATATTCAATATCAGAATTGTTATCAGAATCTTGGTTAGTTTTAATACCTGAAACAACCACAGTGGTTCTAACAGTATTTTGGAGACTTTCATCAATTTGAGTACCCCAAATAATGTTAGCTTCAGGATCTAATTTATCAGCAACAACTTGAACGATTTTTTCTGCTTCATGTAATGTTAAGTCAGAACTACCAGATATATTAACTAATGCACCAGTAGCATTTGAAATATCAATATCTAATAATGGGCTGCTTAATGCTTCATGTACAGATTCTAAAGCTCTGTCACCAGTATCGGATTCACCCATACCAATCATAGCCATTCCAGATCCACCCATGATGCTTCTAATATCAGCAAAGTCTAAACTTACAAGACCTTTTTTGGTAATTAATTCAGTGATACCTTTAACAGCCCTACCTAAAATTTCATCAGATACCATAAATGCTTTGTTTAAAGGTAAGTTAGGTGCCACTTCTAATAATTTATCATTTGGGATTACGATAACAGTATCAGCAGATTCTTGAAGTTTTTCTAAACCTTGTTCAGCATTTTCTCTTCTTTTGATACCTTCTGCTGAAAATGGCATAGTAGCTACAGCAACGGTTAATGCACCTAATTTTTTAGAAAGTTTGGAGATAATTGGTGCTGAACCAGTTCCAGTTCCTCCACCAAGACCGCAGGTGACAAATACCATGTCTGCGCCTTCCAATTCATCTCTAATTTCATCTTCACTTTCTTCAGCACATTCTTCACCAACAGATGGTTCTCCACCTGCTCCTAATCCTTTAGAAGTTTTTCTACCTAAAAGAATCTTTTTAGTAGATTGACTGTAAAATAAATCTTGAGCATCAGTATTTACTGCAATTGTGGTTGCACCTTCGATACCCATTTCATTTAATCTTGAAATAGTGTTGTTTCCTGCTCCTCCAGCACCAACAACAAAAATACTAGTTTGAGCACCTTCCATCATCTTAATAAGTTCATCATCAATATCAGAGGAAAGTTTTTCAGGTGCTTTTTCTTCCATTCTTTGTTCGGATTCTTTGATTGCATCGTCTATAAATTTCACAAATTAACCCCACATTCTCTGCTTTAAAATAATTGTTAGATATTTCTATTTTTACTAATATTTAAATGCAACTAATTTATATTCATACCAAAAATTATGTCAAATATTAAAAAATATTTAGTTTAATCTCTTGGCATTGCAATAATTTCATGAATTTTTAAATTAAATAGATCTTTTGAATTAACAGGAGTTAAAATAACTGCACTATCAACACCATGGCCTCTTCCACCAACAGCAATTATCTCTTCCCCAACTGGAATTAAACCAGCATCTGTAGCCATAATAGATATCTCTGCTCCAACTTTAATACCATGTGAAAACATTCTGAAAGTATTAGCTACAACATCTAATGGAGAATATCCTCCAAATTTATTGGTAACTCCTCTTGCAGCACCACTGAATGCATGACTTCCGAAATAAGTTTTGATTCCCACCTTTTCAAGTTTTTCAACCATTTCTTCAGTTATATCTGATTCATTGGGTCCGCTGAATCCCATATGATGAGTTACATTAATTATTTCCACTTCATCACCAACAGCTTCGTACAATTTCAATGCAGATTCACCAGTGGCAGAAGCAATAATAATTCTTTTAATATTAGTGACATCTAATTTGTCTTTAATAGCCATTATTAATTCATCTGTGTAATCATTACCTTCTTTATCGAAATATGTAATAAATCTTCTTGCCATATCAATCATCCCAAAATAGATAAATACTCTATTATCATTATATTTATTATATCAATTATAATAAAGATTTTTATGACAAGTGATGATGAATTAAAAAATATAAAACATGTTATTCAAGGAGATTACATTGTAATTCCTATTGAAACAGGTTATATCAAACCAAATGATGATTTAAATGTAATTATTGAGCCTGCTCAAAAATTAATGAAAGATGATGATTATTTAGTAATAGCTGAAACCCCAATTTCAGTTGCACAAGGCAGATTAGTTGATGAATCAAAATATTCCCCCTCAATTACCGCTAAATTTTTAACAACAGTATGGAGCAAATATCTTTGGGGATATATTTTAGGCCCTGCATTAGGCATTAAACAGAGAACAATCAAGAATTTGAGAAAATTACCCAAGGAAACCTATGCTCATAAAGAAGTTATATTGCAGTTATATGGTTTAAAACATGCATTGAAACCCGCTTCTGAGGCAGGAGTTGATTTGAGTAATGCTCCCGGAACTTATGTTTCTCTACTTCCGGATAATCCCGAACAAGTTGCAAAAGACTTGAAAAACAAAATTGGGAAAGAAGTTTGTGTAATGATTATTGATACTGATGCAACATACATGAAAAATGGAAAATATTTCACAGGTCTTCCAATTGCAATTGATGGTATCGATGCAGACAATGGATTTTTTGGATATGTTAAAGGACAGTTATCTGAAAATATGGGATCCACCCCATTGGGTTGCAGTGAAAAAATGGATGTTGAAACTGCACTTAGGATAGCAAATATTGCTGAAGATTATCAAAAATCACTTTCAACAGAAATGAAAACAATCCATAGTGTTAAAGAAGTATTAGGTACTGAATTTGACGAAGTAACTATAAATGACCTTGATTCAATTACTCACACCCCTGCAGTAATTATTAGAAAAAAATAACCACACACCATTAAAATAAAATTAGCTTAAATACCAAATTTAAGTTAAAAATTTCTTTTGAAGAAAATTTTATATTAAGCAATTTACATAAATAAATAATGCTTAAAATATTATAAGTTATAAGTTAAAATTTTACAAGGATGAACATCATGAACGTAAATAGTTTTGGAAAATATAGAAATTTCTTATTACCCTTAATGGATAGCATTTCTGTAATTTTAGGATATTATTTAATGTCAGTTCTAATTACAGATTCATTTTTAATGCATCCGGAAAGTCTAATAATTGGTAATGAAATCTTAATTAGTATCATACTCGCAATAGTCATTTTGCAAATCGTTTTCAGATTAACAAAAAGATATGCCAACATTATTCGTTATGAAACCAACCAAGACTATATTATGTACATCCTTCTTTCAGTTATATCTTTACTTGTAGTTTCTTTAATCGAAGAGATAATCGGTATGAAAAACCCATCAATTAAGTTCAATTTAACAAGCGGAATTATCATAGGTATCATAACCATTGCATACCGTTTAGTAATAAGATATGCATTATTGTCAGACATTGCAAATAAGGGAATCAATTACACTCCAGAAAATCAGGAAAAATTGTTAATCATTGGTGGAGGATATTCCGCAAACAACATTATTAAAACATTACAAACCTCATTAAAAGGAAAATACGATATTATTGGTATCATCGATGATAATAAAAAACGTATGGGTTATTCAGTTGCTGGAGTAAAAATTATTGGTAATAGAAAAGATATCCAGAAAATCTGTGAAAAAGAAGAAATTGATACAATATTCTTCACAATAGTAAACATAGATAATAAAAATAAGAAAGAGATTTTAGAAATCTGTAATAAAACAGCAGCAAAAGTAAAAGCATTGCCTGATTTAAGAGAAATCATATCTTCTGAAAACTTATATGGTAGTTTAAGAGACATTGAAATTGAAGATTTACTTGGAAGAGACCCTGTAGAACTTGATAACAATAATATTAAAAGCTTAATTAATAATAAAGTTGTTTTAGTAACTGGTGGAGGTGGATCCATCGGTTCAGAGCTCTGTAGACAAATAATGCTTCAAAATCCAAAACTATTATTAATGTTAGACATATATGAAAATAGTTTATATGATATTGAACTAGAACTTAAGGACAAACATCCCAATGTAGAAGTCAAAGCAATTATTGCAAACATTAGAGACAAAGAAAGAATGTTTGAACTATTTGAAGAATATTCTCCAGAAGTTGTTTTCCATGCAGCAGCCCATAAACATGTTCCTTTAATGGAAAATAATCCAACTGAAGCAATTAAAAATAACATATTTGGAACTTACAATCTCGTAAATGCATGTGACAAATATCACACAAAACGTTTTATTTTAATTTCAACAGACAAGGCAGTCAATCCAACAAATATCATGGGCGCTACCAAAAGAGTTTGCGAAATGATTATACAAGCTAAAGATAAAGAAAGTGAAACCGAATTTGTTGCAGTCCGTTTTGGAAATGTCTTAGGAAGTAATGGATCAGTTGTACCATTATTTAAAAAACAAATTGAAGCAGGAGGTCCTGTTACCGTAACCCATAAAGATATAACAAGATTCTTCATGACAATACCTGAAGCAGTAGCATTAGTATTACAATCAATCACCTATGCAAAAGGTGGAGAAATATTTGTATTGAATATGGGCGAACCTGTTAAAATTTATGATTTGGCTAAAAGTTTAATTGAATTATCAGGATTGACTCTTGGAAAAGACATTGACATTACATTCACAGGTTTAAGACCTGGAGAAAAGTTATATGAAGAAATTTTAATGGATGAAGAAAACCTTGAAGGAACTGGACATGAAAAAATATTCATCACAGAACCTATGCATTTCACAATGGATGATATTGAAGAAAAATTAGATGCATTTAGAGAAATTATCAATAATGAAATTACAGACAACAAAATCATTAAAGAAACAATGAAAAAATGTGTTCCTACTTACAAAGAACCTCAAGAAGTTAACGGAGAGTAAATAATATGAATATTCCATTTTCCCCACCAGACATAAGTGAAAAAGAAATTGAAGAAGTAATCTCTGCATTAAGATCAGGCTGGATTACAACTGGACCTAAAACAAAA contains:
- a CDS encoding transcription elongation factor Spt5, producing the protein MEDTNSSIYALKTSAGQERNVARLLARKARTINGVGISSILVPESLKGYILVESSTKIDLRNPDLKVQHLRGVVGGNATITFEEVKRFLKPEPIISSIQKGSIVELISGPFKGERAKVVRIDESREEVVLELIEAAVPIPVTVKADQIRIIQKEAD
- a CDS encoding protein translocase SEC61 complex subunit gamma; protein product: MNVQEDFNKFIKDSKRVLKVAKKPDGKEYRELAKIAALGVAVIGVVGYFIVLLGSLIGL
- the ftsZ gene encoding cell division protein FtsZ, which gives rise to MKFIDDAIKESEQRMEEKAPEKLSSDIDDELIKMMEGAQTSIFVVGAGGAGNNTISRLNEMGIEGATTIAVNTDAQDLFYSQSTKKILLGRKTSKGLGAGGEPSVGEECAEESEDEIRDELEGADMVFVTCGLGGGTGTGSAPIISKLSKKLGALTVAVATMPFSAEGIKRRENAEQGLEKLQESADTVIVIPNDKLLEVAPNLPLNKAFMVSDEILGRAVKGITELITKKGLVSLDFADIRSIMGGSGMAMIGMGESDTGDRALESVHEALSSPLLDIDISNATGALVNISGSSDLTLHEAEKIVQVVADKLDPEANIIWGTQIDESLQNTVRTTVVVSGIKTNQDSDNNSDIEYAEDNSENKSADDQLDDFIDGVF
- a CDS encoding coenzyme F420-0:L-glutamate ligase; the protein is MTSDDELKNIKHVIQGDYIVIPIETGYIKPNDDLNVIIEPAQKLMKDDDYLVIAETPISVAQGRLVDESKYSPSITAKFLTTVWSKYLWGYILGPALGIKQRTIKNLRKLPKETYAHKEVILQLYGLKHALKPASEAGVDLSNAPGTYVSLLPDNPEQVAKDLKNKIGKEVCVMIIDTDATYMKNGKYFTGLPIAIDGIDADNGFFGYVKGQLSENMGSTPLGCSEKMDVETALRIANIAEDYQKSLSTEMKTIHSVKEVLGTEFDEVTINDLDSITHTPAVIIRKK
- a CDS encoding polysaccharide biosynthesis protein → MSVLITDSFLMHPESLIIGNEILISIILAIVILQIVFRLTKRYANIIRYETNQDYIMYILLSVISLLVVSLIEEIIGMKNPSIKFNLTSGIIIGIITIAYRLVIRYALLSDIANKGINYTPENQEKLLIIGGGYSANNIIKTLQTSLKGKYDIIGIIDDNKKRMGYSVAGVKIIGNRKDIQKICEKEEIDTIFFTIVNIDNKNKKEILEICNKTAAKVKALPDLREIISSENLYGSLRDIEIEDLLGRDPVELDNNNIKSLINNKVVLVTGGGGSIGSELCRQIMLQNPKLLLMLDIYENSLYDIELELKDKHPNVEVKAIIANIRDKERMFELFEEYSPEVVFHAAAHKHVPLMENNPTEAIKNNIFGTYNLVNACDKYHTKRFILISTDKAVNPTNIMGATKRVCEMIIQAKDKESETEFVAVRFGNVLGSNGSVVPLFKKQIEAGGPVTVTHKDITRFFMTIPEAVALVLQSITYAKGGEIFVLNMGEPVKIYDLAKSLIELSGLTLGKDIDITFTGLRPGEKLYEEILMDEENLEGTGHEKIFITEPMHFTMDDIEEKLDAFREIINNEITDNKIIKETMKKCVPTYKEPQEVNGE